GATCACGTTTTCGAGTCGTCGGCCGAGTTCGACGGCGCGGTCGACCCCGCCGAGCGCCATCGGCTTCAGAACGAAGACGTCGGCGGCGTCGGCGAGCGCCTCGATCTCCGCCACCGTGCGCCCCGCGAGCGCCTCGTCGAGCGCGATCGGAACGATGGGGGGGAGTTCACGGTGGCCCGCAGCGTCGTCGGCCGAGAGGGGCTGTTCGACGTACTCGAGGTCGTACTCGGCGAGCGCGGCGAGCGCCCGCCCGGCCTCCTCGCGGGTCCACCCCCCGTTCGCGTCGAGCCGTATCGCGGTGTCGGGACCGACCGCCTCGCGGATCGCACGGACTCGCCGAACGTCCTCGTCCACGGGGCGTGCGCCGACCTTGCACTTGACCGTCCCGAAGCCGTTTTCGACGGCCTCGTGGGCGGCGTCGGCGCTCTCCTCGACCGAACTGTCGCCGAGCGTCGCGTTGACCGCCACCTCCTCGACCGGGTCGTCGTCCAGTCGGCAAAAGAGCGAAACCCCCTCCTCGCGGGCGTCACGATCCATGAGCGCGAGCGAGAGGCCGTGGCGCGCGGCCGGGCGGTCGTCGAGGTCAGCGAGGGCGGTCTCGGGGTCGTCGATTTCAGTGAGAGTTTCCCGGCACTCCTCGTAGGACTCGGTCCAGCCGGGAAGCGGCGTCGCCTCTCCCATCCCCTCATCGATCCGAATAGTGAACCCCCGCCGTTCGCGGATCTCGCCCGCCGCGGTCGAGAGCGGCGTCTTCAGGGGAATGGAGAACTTCTCGACCCTCATCCGATCACCAGCCCGATGGCGAAGAGCGCGGCGAAGGCCGCGACCAGTTTTCCGGTGCGTTCGAGTGCCGGGTTGAGCGCCTCGCCGGATGTCTCCGTGAGCAGGGTCCGGAGGACCGAGGCGGCGTAGGGGACGGTGAGATACGGCAGGAGGACGGCGAGACCGAAGCCCGAGAGGAGGAACCAGGGCGGCGTGGCGTATGCGAGCGCGAACAGCGCAGCGTACTCGGCCCTGCTGAACCGATACCCGAGCAGCACCGCGAGCGTTCGCTTGCCGGTCTCGCGGTCGGTTTCGAGGTCCCGGACGTTGTTGACGACCAGCACCGCGGTCGCGAGCGCGGCGACGGGGAGGCTGGCGACGACCGCCTCCGTGGTGACCGTCCCGGAGGGAAGCCACAGCGGGAACGGCTCGGCGAGGACGGCGGCGGCCTGCACGTAGTAGGTGCCCGTCACCGCGACCAGCCCGAAGAAGACGAACACGAAGAGGTCGCCCAACCCGCGATAGCCGTAGGGGTAGGGCCCGCCGGTGTAGGCGATCCCCGAGGCGATGCTCGCGAGGCCGACCACGAGGATCGGGACGCCGCCGACGGAGACGAGGTAGGTGCCGACGAGGATCGCGAGCGCGAAGGTGAGGGCCATCGCGCGCTTGACCTCGTTCGCTTCGATCAGACCCGACTGGGTGACGCGAGTGAAGCCCTCGCGGTCGTCGGTGTCGGCACCCTTGATCGCGTCGTAGTAGTCGTTCGCGAAGTTCGTCCCGATCTGGATCAGCGTCGCGCCCACGAACGCCGCCAGCGCCGGTAGGAGGGAGAACACGCCGTCCTCGAGCGCGAGCGCGATCCCGACGAGGATCGGTGCGGCAGCCACCGGAAGCGTCTGCGGGCGGGCGGCCATCAGCCACGCTTTCCGCCGGGAGACATCGACCGTACTCATTGTCCAAACGGACGGCATGACGGAGCATTATCCCTGCGAAAACATTTTTGTAATTGAAAATAATTCTAAATGATATGCGGTCCGACCTCAGCGAGATCCGGTCGTCACCACTCGTGACAGCGGTGTTCCTCCTGGCGCTGGTCGTGTTCGTTGGAGCCATCCTGTTCGCACCGGGAGGCGATTCATGGGGCGCGCCGATGGGATCACCGGAGTGGCTGCTCGGGGCCGCTTGCGCTACCCTCGCTGTGGCGCTCGGCGTTCGCTCGTGGATGCGAGGGGAGTGACGTATCAGCCAGTGTGATCGAGGCACATACGACTAACAGCTACCCCTACGAACGGGCCGTATGGCTCGCGTTCCCTACGTCGAAAGCGAGGGCGTCCCAGAACAGCACCGCGATCTGCTCGTCTCGTCGCTGCAGGACCGCCCGCTGCACGTCTACCGGGCGCTCGGCAACAACCCCGAAGTGCTCGCCGGCCTGCGTGGCTTTCTCTCCTCGCTCTGGAGCGACAGCGGCCTTACGGACCGTCGCCGGGAGCTCGTGATTCTCGCAGTAACGAGGGAGATCGAAAACGAGTACGAGTTCCACCAGCACGTGACCATCGCCCGTGACGTCGGAATCGACGACGGAGCCATCGCCGCGGTGTCACGCGGGGAGTTCGATGACCTCGACGAGGAGGAGGCTGTCCTGCTTCGCTACGCGCTCGCGGTCGTCCGCGGGGCGGTCGAGGATCGGGATCACGACGCCGTCACCGTCTACTACGACGAGTCGGCCGTGGTCGGCATCGCGGCGCTCGCGGAGGGCTATACCGCCCTCGGCGGGATCATCGACGCGCTTGGCGTCGAGCTAGAGGAGGCGTTCGTCGGGTGGGATCCGACAGTCGAGTGACTCAGTAGTGCCACGGGTAGTCGTCGAAGTCGGGATCGCGCTTCTCGAGGAAGGCATTCCGACCCTCTTGAGCCTCGTCGGTCATGTAGCCCAGCCGGGTGGCCTCGCCCGCGAACACCTGCTGGCCGACCATCCCGTCGTCGACGGCGTTGAACCCGAACTTGAGCATGCGGATGGCGGTCGGGCTCTTCGAGGTGATCCGGTTCGCCCACTCGATGGCCGTCGCCTCTAACTCCTCGTGGGGCACTGTTTCGTTGGCCATCCCCATTTCCACCGCCTCCTCGGCCGAGTAGGTCTTCCCGAGGAAGAAGACCTCCCTCGCCTTCTTCTGGCCGACCTGCCGAGCCAAGTAGGCCGAACCGAACCCGGCGTCGAAACTCGCCACGTCGGGGTCGGTCTGGAGGAACTTCGCGTGCTCCTCGCTCGCGAGCGTCATGTCACAGATGACATGGAGGGAATGGCCACCGCCGACCGCCCAGCCCGGTACGACGGCGATCACGGGCTTTGGCATGAACCGGATCAACCGCTGGACTTCGAGGATGTGGAGTCGGCCGGCCTTGGCCTCGCGGACGTCGTCCGAATCGTCGTCCGCGGCCTCGTCGTCGCCGCGGTACTCGTAGCCCGAACCGCCCCGCACTGACTGGTCACCCCCCGAACAGAACGCCCAGCCGCCGTCCTTTTCGGAGGGGCCGTTCCCGGTCAGCAGGACACAGCCCACGTCGGTCTGTTTGCGCGCGTGATCCAGCGCGCGATAGAGTTCGTCGACGGTACCGGGCCGGAAGGCGTTTCGCAGTTCGGGGCGGTCGAAGGCGATCCGAACCGCGCCCGTCTCACGCGCACGGTGGTAGGTGACGTCGTCGAAGTCGTTCTCGACGGGTTCCCAGCGGTCGGGATCGAAGATCTCGGAAACCATGCGAACCGGTACGCGTCCGGCCGCCAAAAGCGCCCGTCATCCGAGGCGCTCGCGAACCCGCTCGTGGATTTCCTCCCGGATCCGGTGGCTCGCCTCGCTATCGGTGCGTACCTCGATCACCTGCGTTCTCGAGGCGGTGAGCGAGGCCGCATACGCGTCCTCAAACCCTGAAAGGGAGTCCGTACGGACGAACTCGAAGCCGTAGAGGTCGGCCGTCGCCTCGAAATCGAGGCCGTGCGGGGTCTTGAACTGGCCGGTAAACGGCGGGTCGAACCCCTCGATGGGAAGCATGTGGAAGATGCCGCCGCCGTCGT
This window of the Halalkalicoccus subterraneus genome carries:
- a CDS encoding 1,4-dihydroxy-2-naphthoyl-CoA synthase, which encodes MVSEIFDPDRWEPVENDFDDVTYHRARETGAVRIAFDRPELRNAFRPGTVDELYRALDHARKQTDVGCVLLTGNGPSEKDGGWAFCSGGDQSVRGGSGYEYRGDDEAADDDSDDVREAKAGRLHILEVQRLIRFMPKPVIAVVPGWAVGGGHSLHVICDMTLASEEHAKFLQTDPDVASFDAGFGSAYLARQVGQKKAREVFFLGKTYSAEEAVEMGMANETVPHEELEATAIEWANRITSKSPTAIRMLKFGFNAVDDGMVGQQVFAGEATRLGYMTDEAQEGRNAFLEKRDPDFDDYPWHY
- a CDS encoding 1,4-dihydroxy-2-naphthoate polyprenyltransferase; amino-acid sequence: MSTVDVSRRKAWLMAARPQTLPVAAAPILVGIALALEDGVFSLLPALAAFVGATLIQIGTNFANDYYDAIKGADTDDREGFTRVTQSGLIEANEVKRAMALTFALAILVGTYLVSVGGVPILVVGLASIASGIAYTGGPYPYGYRGLGDLFVFVFFGLVAVTGTYYVQAAAVLAEPFPLWLPSGTVTTEAVVASLPVAALATAVLVVNNVRDLETDRETGKRTLAVLLGYRFSRAEYAALFALAYATPPWFLLSGFGLAVLLPYLTVPYAASVLRTLLTETSGEALNPALERTGKLVAAFAALFAIGLVIG
- a CDS encoding carboxymuconolactone decarboxylase family protein codes for the protein MARVPYVESEGVPEQHRDLLVSSLQDRPLHVYRALGNNPEVLAGLRGFLSSLWSDSGLTDRRRELVILAVTREIENEYEFHQHVTIARDVGIDDGAIAAVSRGEFDDLDEEEAVLLRYALAVVRGAVEDRDHDAVTVYYDESAVVGIAALAEGYTALGGIIDALGVELEEAFVGWDPTVE
- a CDS encoding mandelate racemase/muconate lactonizing enzyme family protein; the encoded protein is MRVEKFSIPLKTPLSTAAGEIRERRGFTIRIDEGMGEATPLPGWTESYEECRETLTEIDDPETALADLDDRPAARHGLSLALMDRDAREEGVSLFCRLDDDPVEEVAVNATLGDSSVEESADAAHEAVENGFGTVKCKVGARPVDEDVRRVRAIREAVGPDTAIRLDANGGWTREEAGRALAALAEYDLEYVEQPLSADDAAGHRELPPIVPIALDEALAGRTVAEIEALADAADVFVLKPMALGGVDRAVELGRRLENVIVTTTIDAVIARTAAVHAAAALGIERACGLATAGMLAEDIAPDPAPVRHGTVAVPRGPGLGTDGPWDGGGFDA